One window from the genome of Ailuropoda melanoleuca isolate Jingjing chromosome 5, ASM200744v2, whole genome shotgun sequence encodes:
- the PI16 gene encoding peptidase inhibitor 16 isoform X2, producing MHSSCSLLLLLLLLAATVGPAGALSDDEKRAMVELHNLYRAQVSPPAADMLQMRWDEELAAFAKAYAQQCVWGHNKERGRRGENLFAITEEGLDVPLAMEEWHHEREHYNLSAASCDQGQMCGHYTQVVWAKTERIGCGSHFCEKLQGVEEINIQLLVCNYEPPGNVKGKRPYQEGTPCSLCPSGYRCENSLCEPIIGPEEAQELPHLVTEAPSSLATEASGSRKSGIPSSLATETTSSLVTEVSSPLATKAPPAVETEAPSSLATEDSLSMATESPPSLTTEVPPFLATHSLFSLDEGPAIFPKSTHNPISKLADEEASRTESSLHPKVFLTGTREPLPHSQKVGKAEAELSRSSEVLASVFPGQGKTGAEGPEKPSVKSGLTSGPGHIWGPLLGLLLLPPLVLAGIF from the exons ATGCACAGCTCCTGCagtctgctgctgctgctgctgctcctggcgGCCACCGTGGGCCCCGCCGGCGCCCTCAGTGACGATGAGAAGCGCGCGATGGTGGAGCTGCACAACCTCTACCGGGCACAGGTGTCCCCTCCCGCCGCGGACATGCTGCAAATG AGGTGGGACGAGGAGCTGGCCGCCTTCGCCAAGGCCTACGCGCAGCAGTGCGTGTGGGGCCACAACAAGGAGCGCGGGCGGCGCGGCGAGAACCTGTTCGCCATCACGGAGGAGGGCCTGGACGTGCCGCTGGCCATGGAGGAGTGGCACCACGAGCGCGAGCACTACAACCTCAGCGCCGCCTCCTGCGACCAGGGCCAGATGTGCGGCCACTACACGCAG GTGGTCTGGGCCAAGACAGAGAGGATTGGCTGTGGCTCCCACTTCTGTGAGAAGCTCCAGGGTGTTGAGGAGATCAATATTCAATTGCTGGTTTGCAACTATGAGCCCCC GGGGAACGTGAAGGGAAAGAGACCCTACCAGGAAGGGACTCCGTGCTCCCTGTGTCCCTCCGGCTACCGCTGCGAGAACTCCCTCTGTg AACCCATCATAGGCCCGGAAGAGGCTCAGGAATTGCCTCACCTGGTAACTGAGGCCCCGTCTTCCCTGGCAACTGAAGCTTCAGGCTCCAGGAAAAGCGGTATCCCTTCTTCCCTGGCCACGGAAACCACATCCTCCCTGGTAACGGAGGTCTCAAGCCCCCTGGCAACCAAGGCTCCACCTGCTGTAGAAACCGAGGCCCCATCTTCCTTAGCAACGGAAGATTCCCTCTCCATGGCAACAGAGTCTCCACCTTCCTTAACAACTGAGGTCCCTCCCTTTTTGGCAACTCACAGCCTGTTCTCCCTGGATGAGGGGCCAGCTATCTTCCCCAAATCGACTCATAATCCCATCTCCAAATTGGCAGACGAAGAGGCCAGCAGGACAGAGAGTTCTCTGCACCCCAAGGTGTTCTTGACAGGGACACGGGAGCCGCTACCCCACTCCCAGAAGGTGGGCAAGGCTGAGGCCGAGTTGTCTCGTTCCAGTGAGGTCTTGGCCTCAGTGTTTCCAGGCCAGGGCAAGACAG gtGCAGAGGGCCCTGAAAAGCCTAGCGTCAAGTCAGGGCTGACCTCGGGCCCTGGTCACATCTGGGGCCCCCTTCTGGGACTGCTTCTACTGCCTCCCCTGGTGCTGGCTGGAATCTTCTGA
- the PI16 gene encoding peptidase inhibitor 16 isoform X1, with protein MHSSCSLLLLLLLLAATVGPAGALSDDEKRAMVELHNLYRAQVSPPAADMLQMRWDEELAAFAKAYAQQCVWGHNKERGRRGENLFAITEEGLDVPLAMEEWHHEREHYNLSAASCDQGQMCGHYTQVVWAKTERIGCGSHFCEKLQGVEEINIQLLVCNYEPPGNVKGKRPYQEGTPCSLCPSGYRCENSLCEPIIGPEEAQELPHLVTEAPSSLATEASGSRKSGIPSSLATETTSSLVTEVSSPLATKAPPAVETEAPSSLATEDSLSMATESPPSLTTEVPPFLATHSLFSLDEGPAIFPKSTHNPISKLADEEASRTESSLHPKVFLTGTREPLPHSQKVGKAEAELSRSSEVLASVFPGQGKTGELPATLDHTGHTSSKSLSNSPNTSATANAVGGRTLALQSSLPGAEGPEKPSVKSGLTSGPGHIWGPLLGLLLLPPLVLAGIF; from the exons ATGCACAGCTCCTGCagtctgctgctgctgctgctgctcctggcgGCCACCGTGGGCCCCGCCGGCGCCCTCAGTGACGATGAGAAGCGCGCGATGGTGGAGCTGCACAACCTCTACCGGGCACAGGTGTCCCCTCCCGCCGCGGACATGCTGCAAATG AGGTGGGACGAGGAGCTGGCCGCCTTCGCCAAGGCCTACGCGCAGCAGTGCGTGTGGGGCCACAACAAGGAGCGCGGGCGGCGCGGCGAGAACCTGTTCGCCATCACGGAGGAGGGCCTGGACGTGCCGCTGGCCATGGAGGAGTGGCACCACGAGCGCGAGCACTACAACCTCAGCGCCGCCTCCTGCGACCAGGGCCAGATGTGCGGCCACTACACGCAG GTGGTCTGGGCCAAGACAGAGAGGATTGGCTGTGGCTCCCACTTCTGTGAGAAGCTCCAGGGTGTTGAGGAGATCAATATTCAATTGCTGGTTTGCAACTATGAGCCCCC GGGGAACGTGAAGGGAAAGAGACCCTACCAGGAAGGGACTCCGTGCTCCCTGTGTCCCTCCGGCTACCGCTGCGAGAACTCCCTCTGTg AACCCATCATAGGCCCGGAAGAGGCTCAGGAATTGCCTCACCTGGTAACTGAGGCCCCGTCTTCCCTGGCAACTGAAGCTTCAGGCTCCAGGAAAAGCGGTATCCCTTCTTCCCTGGCCACGGAAACCACATCCTCCCTGGTAACGGAGGTCTCAAGCCCCCTGGCAACCAAGGCTCCACCTGCTGTAGAAACCGAGGCCCCATCTTCCTTAGCAACGGAAGATTCCCTCTCCATGGCAACAGAGTCTCCACCTTCCTTAACAACTGAGGTCCCTCCCTTTTTGGCAACTCACAGCCTGTTCTCCCTGGATGAGGGGCCAGCTATCTTCCCCAAATCGACTCATAATCCCATCTCCAAATTGGCAGACGAAGAGGCCAGCAGGACAGAGAGTTCTCTGCACCCCAAGGTGTTCTTGACAGGGACACGGGAGCCGCTACCCCACTCCCAGAAGGTGGGCAAGGCTGAGGCCGAGTTGTCTCGTTCCAGTGAGGTCTTGGCCTCAGTGTTTCCAGGCCAGGGCAAGACAGGTGAGCTGCCGGCCACACTGGACCACACGGGGCACACCTCCTCCAAGTCCCTGTCCAACTCCCCCAATACCTCTGCCACCGCTAATGCCGTGGGTGGGCGTACCCTGGCTCTGCAGTCATCTTTGCCAG gtGCAGAGGGCCCTGAAAAGCCTAGCGTCAAGTCAGGGCTGACCTCGGGCCCTGGTCACATCTGGGGCCCCCTTCTGGGACTGCTTCTACTGCCTCCCCTGGTGCTGGCTGGAATCTTCTGA